A genomic segment from Nicotiana sylvestris chromosome 1, ASM39365v2, whole genome shotgun sequence encodes:
- the LOC104218994 gene encoding uncharacterized protein isoform X2 has protein sequence MLHTEPSFCIYNSEENQDFVGSDGQIVRSVTIGDIISDIGGNDFSFGEKGMGLIEEGENEEDEKDRVFDGVNELGIEESEEVISPMYLATGFGVDGNVVNSGAVDFAPSDFDGIGDVEEYYKRVLKEESSNPLFLRNYAQLLQSKGDLSGAEHYYFQATLADPKDGDTLSQYAKLVWELHRDKDIASDYFERAVHAAPENSDVLAAYACFLWDINDDESEDEMNMQSDKTKIEVTEEATASRDLDYEEDNRPVSSPLHLAAGLGIGNNRVGGDSPVDYTAAVSDMDGNAEEYYRRMIKENPHNPLLLRNYAQFLCQNKGDLLGAEEYYSRAILADPTDGETISHYAILIWQLYRDKSKASSYFKRAVQASPENSDVLAAYARFLWETEEDEDEEDKDETLGNHNGAPLPQGVVAANA, from the exons ATGTTGCATACAGAACCATCATTTTGTATATATAATTCTGAAGAAAATCAAGATTTTGTGGGAAGTGATGGGCAGATAGTAAGGTCTGTGACAATAGGGGATATTATATCAGATATAGGTGGTAATGATTTCAGCTTTGGGGAAAAGGGTATGGGGTTGATTGAGGAAGGTGaaaatgaagaagatgaaaaagacAGGGTTTTTGATGGGGTTAATGAGCTTGGAATTGAAGAGAGTGAAGAAGTAATTAGTCCAATGTACCTTGCTACTGGATTTGGGGTTGATGGCAATGTTGTAAATAGTGGTGCAGTTGACTTTGCACCTTCAGATTTTGATGGAATTGGAGATGTTGAGGAATATTATAAAAGGGTTCTTAAAGAAGAGTCTTCCAACCCTTTGTTTTTAAGGAATTATGCTCAACTTTTGCAG TCAAAGGGAGATCTTTCTGGAGCTGAGCACTATTACTTTCAAGCTACACTAGCAGATCCAAAAGATGGAGATACCTTGTCACAGTATGCTAAATTGGTATGGGAGCTGCACCGTGATAAAGATATTGCATCGGATTACTTTGAACGTGCAGTTCATGCTGCTCCTGAAAACAG CGATGTTCTTGCAGCATATGCCTGTTTTCTTTGGGATATCAATGACGACGAAAGTGAGGACGAAATGAACATGCAGAGTGATAAGACTAAG ATTGAGGTGACTGAGGAAGCTACTGCATCACGAGACCTGGATTACGAAGAAGATAACAGACCTGTTAGCTCTCCCTTACATCTTGCAGCAGGACTTGGAATTGGGAATAATAGAGTTGGTGGTGACTCTCCCGTTGATTATACTGCAGCTGTATCTGATATGGACGGAAATGCTGAGGAGTACTACAGGAGAATGATCAAAGAAAATCCTCATAACCCCTTGCTTTTAAGAAACTATGCTCAGTTTCTTTGTCAG AACAAGGGAGACCTACTAGGTGCTGAAGAGTATTACTCTCGTGCAATACTAGCGGATCCTACTGATGGAGAAACTATTTCACATTATGCCATTTTGATATGGCAACTTTATCGTGACAAATCTAAAGCCTCATCCTACTTTAAGAGGGCAGTTCAAGCTTCTCCAGAAAACAG CGACGTGCTTGCTGCATATGCTAGATTTCTCTGGGAAACAgaggaagatgaagatgaagaagataAAGATGAAACATTAGGCAATCACAATGGAGCACCACTTCCTCAAGGAGTTGTGGCTGCAAATGCCTAA
- the LOC138868289 gene encoding uncharacterized protein, with protein MVNKEGTGVAATGIEAKIDHTHLLFVHPSDTPGSVLIPIQLKGLENYGLWRRSMRIALQAKRKLGFVTGTCRKEFFDVEFHEHWETCNAIVLSWIMNTVAPHLFSGIIYASDAHLVWEDLRERFDKVNKVRIFQLHREIATISQGTDSVSMYFTKLKELWAEYDAMIPSLNCGCPKSKENVEHFLQQRLLQFLGGLNDSYDQARRQILMKTTEPTLNQAYAMITESESQLTPTSGVNSIVEGNDITALWSAKGGQQKQKRNFNLFCEHCKLKGHTRENCYHLIGYPPNYKGRKKNGPSANNVMSFGKQLDQNTNVIPGQYYPGNYGPGVYNQGYNTNKHGWFSGGEHRDSNLTNGVNQVFEQGQGIMDNVVAGQGATSMNAIPAPMIFTQE; from the coding sequence ATGGTGAATAAAGAAGGAACGGGAGTAGCAGCTACAGGAATTGAAGCAAAAATCGATCACACGCATCTACTTTTTGTGCATCCATCGGACACTCCGGGTTCAGTTCTAATTCCGATCCAACTCAAAGGATTGGAGAACTATGGACTATGGCGGAGGTCGATGCGTATAGCACTCCAAGCCAAACGGAAATTAGGTTTTGTTACCGGAACTTGTAGAAAGGAATTCTTTGATGTTGAATTCCATGAGCACTGGGAAACATGTAATGCGATAGTCCTTTCATGGATAATGAACACAGTTGCGCCACATTTGTTTAGTGGAATTATTTATGCATCTGATGCGCATCTTGTATGGGAAGATCTGAGAGAGCGTTTTGACAAGGTAAACAAAGTGCGTATATTTCAGTTACATCGAGAAATTGCGACAATTTCTCAAGGAACGGACTCTGTTTCTATGTATTTCACAAAGCTGAAAGAGCTATGGGCAGAATATGACGCAATGATACCTTCCCTGAACTGTGGTTGTCCAAAATCCAAGGAGAATGTAGAGCATTTTTTACAACAACGGCTACTTCAGTTTCTTGGTGGATTAAACGACTCATATGACCAGGCGAGGCGTCAAATTCTCATGAAGACAACAGAACCAACCTTGAATCAAGCATATGCAATGATCACTGAAAGTGAGAGTCAATTGACACCAACATCTGGAGTTAATTCCATAGTAGAAGGGAATGACATTACAGCCTTATGGAGTGCAAAAGGTGGAcaacagaaacagaaaagaaacttcAATTTATTCTGTGAACATTGCAAACTAAAAGGTCACACCAGGGAGAATTGTTATCACTTGATTGGTTACCCCCCAAACTataaaggaagaaagaagaaTGGTCCATCTGCGAACAATGTGATGTCATTCGGTAAACAACTGGACCAAAACACTAATGTGATCCCTGGCCAGTATTATCCTGGGAATTATGGTCCTGGAGTTTACAATCAAGGATATAACACTAATAAACATGGATGGTTTTCTGGTGGAGAACATCGTGATTCAAACCTCACTAATGGTGTCAATCAAGTTTTTGAACAGGGTCAAGGTATAATGGATAATGTTGTTGCAGGTCAAGGAGCAACAAGCATGAATGCAATACCAGCACCCATGATATTCACACAGGAATAG
- the LOC138868282 gene encoding uncharacterized mitochondrial protein AtMg00810-like, which yields MEAAIRVVKYLKNAPGLRILLSSKRSNEMTVFCDADWATCPMTRKSVSGFVVKIGDSLLSWKSKKQSTISKSSAEAEYRSMGTAIAEVMKHIEIDCHFIREKIQKGLIEIAHVKSELQLADILTKGLGRAQHEFLLSKLEVFNLFTPLSLRGSVEGC from the exons ATGGAAGCAGCAATAAGGGTAGTCAAGTACCTCAAGAATGCACCTGGCCTGAGAATTCTACTATCTTCTAAGAGATCTAATGAGATGACAGTCTTTTGTGATGCTGATTGGGCTACTTGTCCCATGACAAGAAAATCAGTCAGTGGTTTTGTTGTCAAGATTGGAGACTCCTTACTCTCGTGGAAATCAAAAAAACAGAGTACTATATCAAAAAGTTCAGCAGAAGCTGAATATAGAAGCATGGGAACAGCAATTGCAGAAGTG atgaaacataTAGAAATCGATTGCCATTTCATTAGAGAAAAGATACAAAAGGGATTAATAGAAATAGCACATGTGAAGTCAGAGTTGCAACTGGCAGACATTCTGACTAAAGGTCTTGGTCGAGCTCAGCACGAATTTCTGTTATCCAAGTTAGAAGTGTTCAACCTGTTCACACCACTTAGCTTGAGGGGAAGTGTTGAGGGATGCTGA
- the LOC104218993 gene encoding uncharacterized protein, whose protein sequence is MGALKPFQLLEINIISAQDLQPISKKMKTYATVWVHPTRKLTTAVDVEGGNNPTWNDKFVFRVDEEFLRQDTSAVQIEIHCVHWFKDSLVGSVRVLVGNLIPPPPRPHHNHHHHFGMRFVALQVRRPSGRPQGILNIGVALLDSTMRSMPLYTELNKSAVGYRDLMEEEQLPQQNQKPNGDKSNKDNNNSSNSNTNNNKVATIKPILLRTKSERSERVKFDDIVSKANSSVVAVPSKVKKAYDKESSILSISLEPPPQMLVKKKGKASSVISGAELKEKSKPKGKAGSVLSDSIMSKESSIYNGPKEEKPKLKLITLELENKGKPINEKKPTNDSSTTKVVDEKSITKPKGLDASGKQDEPITVIGKPIPKYNGYEFGGPKGSGHNGKYVFGGPIKGNTHHWTDSEIGPSASEVAAAVAGKKYPLEDQKSSVLDGWSLDESTEGLRSKLERWRMELPPVYDRGHASSSYRSTGRHTHGSSGLFSCFGNIMGYECQCICGKPKRKYSTRFYSPSLGSRSWF, encoded by the exons ATGGGAGCCTTAAAACCATTCCAACTCTTGGAAATAAACATTATTTCCGCCCAAGATTTGCAACCTATATCCAAGAAAATGAAAACCTACGCCACCGTTTGGGTTCACCCTACACGGAAGCTAACCACCGCCGTTGACGTCGAAGGCGGCAACAACCCTACGTGGAACGATAAATTTGTTTTTCGGGTGGATGAAGAATTTCTCCGGCAAGACACCTCAGCTGTACAAATTGAGATTCATTGTGTCCATTGGTTTAAGGATTCTCTCGTCGGCTCCGTTCGCGTCCTCGTCGGAAATCTCATCCCTCCTCCGCCTCGGCCGCACCATAATCACCATCATCATTTTGGCATGCGCTTTGTTGCACTTCAG GTACGTCGTCCATCTGGGCGACCTCAGGGAATATTGAACATTGGTGTTGCATTACTAGATAGTACTATGAGAAGTATGCCATTGTACACTGAACTAAACAAGTCAGCTGTTGGGTATCGAGATTTGATGGAAGAAGAGCAACTTCCACAACAGAACCAAAAACCAAATGGCGATAAAAGCAACAAGGataacaacaacagcagtaacagtaacACTAACAACAACAAGGTGGCTACTATTAAACCAATATTGCTACGAACAAAGAGTGAACGTAGCGAACGTGTCAAGTTCGATGATATTGTTTCAAAGGCTAATAGTTCAGTAGTTGCAGTTCCCTCAAAAGTGAAGAAGGCATATGATAAAGAAAGCTCAATTCTTAGTATTTCTTTGGAACCTCCACCTCAAATGCTGGTAAAAAAGAAAGGTAAAGCAAGTTCTGTGATTAGTGGTGCAGAGTTAAAGGAAAAATCAAAGCCCAAAGGTAAAGCAGGCTCAGTTTTAAGTGATTCAATTATGAGCAAAGAGTCATCTATTTATAATGGGCCCAAAGAAGAAAAGCCCAAACTCAAACTCATAACATTAGAGCTTGAAAACAAAGGCAAGCCCATTAATGAAAAGAAGCCTACCAATGACTCATCAACAACTAAAGTAGTTGATGAAAAATCTATTACAAAGCCCAAAGGGTTGGATGCTAGTGGTAAACAAGATGAGCCCATAACAGTAATAGGAAAGCCCATTCCAAAATATAACGGATATGAGTTTGGAGGCCCAAAAGGGTCAGGACACAATGGGAAATATGTATTTGGAGGCCCAATTAAAGGAAATACTCATCATTGGACTGACTCAGAAATTGGGCCCTCAGCATCCGAGGTCGCGGCGGCGGTAGCTGGAAAAAAATATCCATTGGAGGATCAAAAGAGCTCGGTTTTGGATGGTTGGAGTTTAGACGAGAGCACTGAAGGGCTCAGGTCTAAGCTCGAGAGGTGGCGAATGGAGTTGCCGCCAGTATATGATCGTGGGCACGCCTCGAGTAGCTACCGTTCCACCGGTCGTCACACGCATGGTTCAAGTGGATTGTTTTCTTGTTTTGGTAACATAATGGGGTATGAGTGCCAATGCATTTGTGGCAAGCCTAAAAGGAAATATAGTACAAGGTTCTATAGCCCATCACTTGGCAGCAGATCATGGTTTTGA
- the LOC104218995 gene encoding nuclear transport factor 2-like isoform X1 has product MATPFHLPVTAAQVGTYFVGQYYQMLQTQPDFVHQFYSDASTVLRIDSSTRETASGMLQIHTLVMSLHYTGMEIKTLHSLESWNGGVLVMVSGSVHVKGINRSRKFVQTFFLAPQEKGYFVLNDIFHYVDEEQILQHPVPYLGQISLDSKLNVSTAIQEQVPNYMLGGEIQAREFAAAPKIQDNGPVNNYSFPEERLQHVPEAEKILEDNFAAQSNGSLQSTINAVQEHLSSPIEEPVAEPQKHTYASILQVTKGQSAQGGPAQSSFNKPTPPPSEWQHVSEPLSLSSVPSTNAIERSITEATEEASAVEDEAEVKSVYVKNVPTTMAAYEIEEEFKKFGKLKPDAVAIRTRKDIDVCYAFVEFEDVTGVQNAIEASTVQIGGHQLYIEGRRPNRNNLIRGRGRGRGRVSYSMDGRGRYGSRGFGRGGQDGGDRDYGRSRGNGYYRQAPRQERAYSGNQQSLRNEQYSWE; this is encoded by the exons ATGGCAACGCCTTTTCACTTGCCAGTCACTGCTGCTCAG GTTGGGACGTACTTCGTGGGCCAGTATTATCAGATGTTACAGACCCAACCCGATTTTGTTCACCAGTTCTACAGTGATGCTAGTACCGTGCTTCGAATTGATTCCAGCACCAGGGAGACTGCTTCAGGGATGCTG CAAATCCACACCCTCGTCATGTCGCTCCATTATACCGGGATGGAGATTAAGACACTTCATTCCTTGGAATCATGGAATGGTGGTGTCCTAGTGATGGTTTCAGGTTCTGTCCACGTGAAAGGTATCAACAGGAGTAGGAAGTTCGTACAAACATTTTTCCTTGCACCCCAGGAAAAGGGATACTTTGTCCTCAATGATATCTTTCACTATGTTGATGAGGAACAAATTCTTCAGCATCCGGTGCCCTATCTAGGGCAGATTAGCCTCGATTCCAAGCTGAATGTCTCCACTGCAATTCAAGAGCAAG TACCCAACTACATGCTTGGTGGAGAAATCCAGGCAAGGGAGTTTGCTGCTGCTCCTAAAATTCAAGATAATGGGCCTGTCAATAACTACAGTTTTCCGGAGGAACGGCTGCAGCATGTCCCTGAAGCCGAGAAGATCCTTGAAGATAATTTTGCAGCACAGTCAAACGGCTCACTTCAAAGTACAATTAATGCAGTACAAGAACATTTATCCAGTCCTATTGAGGAACCAGTTGCAGAGCCCCAAAAGCACACTTATGCTTCTATT TTACAGGTTACTAAAGGGCAGTCTGCACAAGGAGGACCAGCTCAGTCTTCTTTCAACAAACCTACACCTCCTCCTTCAGAGTGGCAACATGTGTCAGAGCCTCTTAGTCTGTCATCGGTTCCATCGACTAATGCTATTGAGAGGTCTATAACAGAGGCAACAGAAGAGGCTTCAGCTGTGGAAGATGAAG CTGAAGTCAAGTCTGTATATGTCAAAAACGTGCCCACAACGATGGCGGCTTATGAAATCGAGGAGGAATTCAAAAAGTTTGGTAAACTAAAGCCTGATGCTGTTGCCATTAGAACGCGAAAG GACATTGATGTGTGCTATGCATTTGTCGAATTTGAAGATGTAACTGGTGTTCAGAATGCAATTGAG GCATCTACTGTTCAGATTGGTGGACACCAGTTGTACATTGAAGGGAGGAGACCAAACAGAAACAACTTAATTCGAGGAA GAGGAAGGGGTAGAGGCAGAGTTAGCTACTCCATGGACGGGAGGGGGCGCTATGGCAGCCGTGGTTTTGGCAGAGGTGGTCAAGATGGAGGTGACCGTGACTACGGTAGATCAAGAGGAAATGGTTACTATAGACAAGCTCCTCGGCAAGAAAGAGCTTACTCTGGCAATCAACAAAGCTTGAGAAATGAGCAGTACTCATGGGAATAA
- the LOC104218995 gene encoding nuclear transport factor 2-like isoform X2 — protein sequence MATPFHLPVTAAQVGTYFVGQYYQMLQTQPDFVHQFYSDASTVLRIDSSTRETASGMLQIHTLVMSLHYTGMEIKTLHSLESWNGGVLVMVSGSVHVKGINRSRKFVQTFFLAPQEKGYFVLNDIFHYVDEEQILQHPVPYLGQISLDSKLNVSTAIQEQVPNYMLGGEIQAREFAAAPKIQDNGPVNNYSFPEERLQHVPEAEKILEDNFAAQSNGSLQSTINAVQEHLSSPIEEPVAEPQKHTYASIVTKGQSAQGGPAQSSFNKPTPPPSEWQHVSEPLSLSSVPSTNAIERSITEATEEASAVEDEAEVKSVYVKNVPTTMAAYEIEEEFKKFGKLKPDAVAIRTRKDIDVCYAFVEFEDVTGVQNAIEASTVQIGGHQLYIEGRRPNRNNLIRGRGRGRGRVSYSMDGRGRYGSRGFGRGGQDGGDRDYGRSRGNGYYRQAPRQERAYSGNQQSLRNEQYSWE from the exons ATGGCAACGCCTTTTCACTTGCCAGTCACTGCTGCTCAG GTTGGGACGTACTTCGTGGGCCAGTATTATCAGATGTTACAGACCCAACCCGATTTTGTTCACCAGTTCTACAGTGATGCTAGTACCGTGCTTCGAATTGATTCCAGCACCAGGGAGACTGCTTCAGGGATGCTG CAAATCCACACCCTCGTCATGTCGCTCCATTATACCGGGATGGAGATTAAGACACTTCATTCCTTGGAATCATGGAATGGTGGTGTCCTAGTGATGGTTTCAGGTTCTGTCCACGTGAAAGGTATCAACAGGAGTAGGAAGTTCGTACAAACATTTTTCCTTGCACCCCAGGAAAAGGGATACTTTGTCCTCAATGATATCTTTCACTATGTTGATGAGGAACAAATTCTTCAGCATCCGGTGCCCTATCTAGGGCAGATTAGCCTCGATTCCAAGCTGAATGTCTCCACTGCAATTCAAGAGCAAG TACCCAACTACATGCTTGGTGGAGAAATCCAGGCAAGGGAGTTTGCTGCTGCTCCTAAAATTCAAGATAATGGGCCTGTCAATAACTACAGTTTTCCGGAGGAACGGCTGCAGCATGTCCCTGAAGCCGAGAAGATCCTTGAAGATAATTTTGCAGCACAGTCAAACGGCTCACTTCAAAGTACAATTAATGCAGTACAAGAACATTTATCCAGTCCTATTGAGGAACCAGTTGCAGAGCCCCAAAAGCACACTTATGCTTCTATT GTTACTAAAGGGCAGTCTGCACAAGGAGGACCAGCTCAGTCTTCTTTCAACAAACCTACACCTCCTCCTTCAGAGTGGCAACATGTGTCAGAGCCTCTTAGTCTGTCATCGGTTCCATCGACTAATGCTATTGAGAGGTCTATAACAGAGGCAACAGAAGAGGCTTCAGCTGTGGAAGATGAAG CTGAAGTCAAGTCTGTATATGTCAAAAACGTGCCCACAACGATGGCGGCTTATGAAATCGAGGAGGAATTCAAAAAGTTTGGTAAACTAAAGCCTGATGCTGTTGCCATTAGAACGCGAAAG GACATTGATGTGTGCTATGCATTTGTCGAATTTGAAGATGTAACTGGTGTTCAGAATGCAATTGAG GCATCTACTGTTCAGATTGGTGGACACCAGTTGTACATTGAAGGGAGGAGACCAAACAGAAACAACTTAATTCGAGGAA GAGGAAGGGGTAGAGGCAGAGTTAGCTACTCCATGGACGGGAGGGGGCGCTATGGCAGCCGTGGTTTTGGCAGAGGTGGTCAAGATGGAGGTGACCGTGACTACGGTAGATCAAGAGGAAATGGTTACTATAGACAAGCTCCTCGGCAAGAAAGAGCTTACTCTGGCAATCAACAAAGCTTGAGAAATGAGCAGTACTCATGGGAATAA
- the LOC104218994 gene encoding uncharacterized protein isoform X1, protein MLHTEPSFCIYNSEENQDFVGSDGQIVRSVTIGDIISDIGGNDFSFGEKGMGLIEEGENEEDEKDRVFDGVNELGIEESEEVISPMYLATGFGVDGNVVNSGAVDFAPSDFDGIGDVEEYYKRVLKEESSNPLFLRNYAQLLQSKGDLSGAEHYYFQATLADPKDGDTLSQYAKLVWELHRDKDIASDYFERAVHAAPENSDVLAAYACFLWDINDDESEDEMNMQSDKTKIEVTEEATASRDLDYEEDNRPVSSPLHLAAGLGIGNNRVGGDSPVDYTAAVSDMDGNAEEYYRRMIKENPHNPLLLRNYAQFLCQQNKGDLLGAEEYYSRAILADPTDGETISHYAILIWQLYRDKSKASSYFKRAVQASPENSDVLAAYARFLWETEEDEDEEDKDETLGNHNGAPLPQGVVAANA, encoded by the exons ATGTTGCATACAGAACCATCATTTTGTATATATAATTCTGAAGAAAATCAAGATTTTGTGGGAAGTGATGGGCAGATAGTAAGGTCTGTGACAATAGGGGATATTATATCAGATATAGGTGGTAATGATTTCAGCTTTGGGGAAAAGGGTATGGGGTTGATTGAGGAAGGTGaaaatgaagaagatgaaaaagacAGGGTTTTTGATGGGGTTAATGAGCTTGGAATTGAAGAGAGTGAAGAAGTAATTAGTCCAATGTACCTTGCTACTGGATTTGGGGTTGATGGCAATGTTGTAAATAGTGGTGCAGTTGACTTTGCACCTTCAGATTTTGATGGAATTGGAGATGTTGAGGAATATTATAAAAGGGTTCTTAAAGAAGAGTCTTCCAACCCTTTGTTTTTAAGGAATTATGCTCAACTTTTGCAG TCAAAGGGAGATCTTTCTGGAGCTGAGCACTATTACTTTCAAGCTACACTAGCAGATCCAAAAGATGGAGATACCTTGTCACAGTATGCTAAATTGGTATGGGAGCTGCACCGTGATAAAGATATTGCATCGGATTACTTTGAACGTGCAGTTCATGCTGCTCCTGAAAACAG CGATGTTCTTGCAGCATATGCCTGTTTTCTTTGGGATATCAATGACGACGAAAGTGAGGACGAAATGAACATGCAGAGTGATAAGACTAAG ATTGAGGTGACTGAGGAAGCTACTGCATCACGAGACCTGGATTACGAAGAAGATAACAGACCTGTTAGCTCTCCCTTACATCTTGCAGCAGGACTTGGAATTGGGAATAATAGAGTTGGTGGTGACTCTCCCGTTGATTATACTGCAGCTGTATCTGATATGGACGGAAATGCTGAGGAGTACTACAGGAGAATGATCAAAGAAAATCCTCATAACCCCTTGCTTTTAAGAAACTATGCTCAGTTTCTTTGTCAG CAGAACAAGGGAGACCTACTAGGTGCTGAAGAGTATTACTCTCGTGCAATACTAGCGGATCCTACTGATGGAGAAACTATTTCACATTATGCCATTTTGATATGGCAACTTTATCGTGACAAATCTAAAGCCTCATCCTACTTTAAGAGGGCAGTTCAAGCTTCTCCAGAAAACAG CGACGTGCTTGCTGCATATGCTAGATTTCTCTGGGAAACAgaggaagatgaagatgaagaagataAAGATGAAACATTAGGCAATCACAATGGAGCACCACTTCCTCAAGGAGTTGTGGCTGCAAATGCCTAA